The DNA region CGGTGCTTGTCGCCCCCGCCATGAATGTTCGCATGTGGCAGCACGCCGCGACCCAGGCCAATTTGGCACTGCTGGAAAGCCGCGGCGTGTGGCGCGTCGGCCCCAACGAGGGCGCGATGGCCTGCAACGAGTACGGCCCCGGCCGCATGGCCGAGCCGATGGAAATCGTCGACGCCATCGCCAGGATCCTGGCCGGCGACTTGCGCAAGCCGCTGGCCGGCAGACGCGCCGTCGTCACCAGCGGCCCGACCCATGAGCCGATCGACCCGGTGCGCTACATCGCCAACCGCTCGTCCGGCAGGCAGGGCCACGCCATCGCCGCGGCCCTGGCGCAGCTCGGCGCCGAGGTGACGCTGGTCAGCGGCCCGACCCGGCTGCCCGATCCGCCCGGCTGCACAGTCCGCCATATCGAGACCGCCCGCGAGATGCTGGCCGCCTGCGAGGCGGCCCTGCCCGCCGACATCGCCGTCTGCGCCGCCGCGGTCGCCGACTGGCACGTCGCCGGCCCGTCCGACCGCAAGCTGAAGAAGGACGGCGGCGGCCCGCCCGCGCTGGAGCTCGCCGAGAATCCCGACATCCTCGCCACCCTGTCCGCCCCCGGCGGCCGGCGGCCGGCGCTGGTGATCGGCTTCGCGGCGGAAACCGGCGACGTCCTGGCCTACGCCACCGCCAAGCGCGCCCGCAAGGGCTGCGACTGGATCGTCGCCAACGACGTCTCGCCCGGCACCGGCACCTTCGGCGGCAGCGACAACACCGTCCATCTGATCCGCGCCGATGCCGTCGAATCCTGGCCGACCATGACCAAGGAAGCCGTCGCCGCCCGGCTGGCGGAGGCGGCCGCGGCGTACTTCGAGCGTATTTGACCGGCTGCAGCCGCCAGCCGACACCAGGACACAGGGAAACATCCATGCCGACCACGCCCACCGTCGCCTTTCTCCGCCTGCCCGGCAACGACGACCTGCCGCTGCCGTCCTACGCCACCGAAGGAGCGGCCGGATTCGACCTGCGCGCCGCGGTACCGCCCGGCGGACCGGCCATGCTGGCACCGGGCGGACGGATGCTGGTGCAGACCGGCTTCGCCGTCGGATTGCCGGCGGGGTGGGAGATGCAGATCCGGCCGCGCTCCGGGCTGGCGGTGAAGCATGGGGTGACGGTGCTGAACACGCCGGGCACGGTCGATTGCGACTATCGCGGACCGGTCGGCGTCTGCCTGGTCAATCTGGGGGACGAGCCCTTCGCCATCGCCCGCGGCGACCGCATCGCCCAGGCGGTGATCGCCCCGGCCCCCCGGGCGGCGCTGGTCGAGGTCGATTCGCTGGACGACACGGCGCGCGGGGCGGGCGGCTTCGGGTCCACCGGCATCGCCTGAGGGCCAGTACTGCCTGAGGGCCGGCGGCACCCGGCTCCGCCGCGCGCAACTCCGCCGCGCACAACGGCGCCCCCGCGCCCGCCGATCCGTGGCATGATCGCGGGGATACCCGTTCCGGCGGGAATGGTGGACAGGGGGTGGTCATGCGGTGTCCCCGGCGGAGCGTGGCGTTCCGCATCCTGGCAGGGTTGACGGTCATCGGCGGGCTGGCCGCGGCGACCAGCGTGGTCGCCGTCTCGCTGTTCTCCCGCTTCCACCGGAGCTACGAGCAGATCGCCACCGCCAAGGTGCCGGGACTGGTCGCCGCCGCGCAGCTGGTGCAGCAGAGCGGCGCCGTCGCCGCCATCGCCCCCGCCCTGATCGCCGCCCAGGACCAGGCCGCGCGCGAGGCGGTGATGGCGCGGATGGGGGACCAGATCGTCCTTCTGGAACAATTGATGGCCCGGCTGATCGCCCATGGCGGCATCCGGAACGTCAACGGGAGCACCCGCGGCGGCGGCCGCACCGACAGCGGCGGCGACCTGGGCGAACTGGACCGCCGCAAGAACGAGCTGGTCGGCACCCTGCTGACGCTGAACGCCCAGGTGCAGCAGCAGCTTTCCCTGATCGCCGACACCAATGCCCGCGCCCAGGCGCTGGCCGCCCTGGCCGTCCGCCTCGGCACCGAGCAGGGGCGGGAGGAGGACGGGCACGAGGTGGACGGGCAGGAGGTGGATCCGGTCCGGCCCGCGGAGACGGGGTCCGGCCCCCCCGGCGAGGGATCGGCCGACCGCGACCGCACGATGCTGACGCGCTGGCACAATGAATTGACCGGAACCGCCACGACGCTGCTGGCGGCGCTGCGGGCCGACGGCGACGACCAGCTCGACCGGCTCCGGGCCGACGCGCGCGCCTCGCTCAACGCAGCAGCCACGGCGCTGGCCGCCCTGCCGCCGGACCACGCCGCCCGGCTGGAGCCGCTGCAGCGCGAACTGGAGGAAGCCGCCTTCGGGCGTTCGCCCCTGTTCGCCCTGCGCGAGGCCGAGCTTTCGCTGCAGCGGGCGATCAAGCGCTCGGCCGTCCGCAACCAGGCGGTTTCGGACCAGCTCGTCGCCATCGTGTCGGACTATTTCCTGGCGGTCGAGCAGGATGTCGCCCGCCGCTCCGCCGAGTTCGAGCGGGTGATCCGCGACGGCGAGCGTGCGGTGATCGCCATGGCGCTGCTGTCGATCCTGGGGGCCGCCGCGATCTTCGCCTACATCCACCGCAACGTGGTGGCGCGGCTGCGCCGGCTGCGCAGCGCCATGCAGGCGGTGGAGACCGGCGGCCCGGCCGAGATACCGGAACTGGACCCGCCCGCCGCCGGCGCCGCCGGCAGCCGGGACGAGATCGGCGAGATGGCGCGCGCGCTGGCCTATTTCGTCACCACCATCCGCGCCCGCGAAACCGCCCTGGCCGACGGCGAGCGCCGGCTGCGCACCATCCTGGAGCAGAGCCCGGTCGGCGTGTCGATCGGCCGGGCCGACGGCACCGTCGCCTTCGCCAACGCCCGCGCCGCCGAATTGGCGGGCCGGTCCCTGGACGCCTTCGTCGGCAGCAGCCATGCCCTGGCCCTGCCCGGCGCCACCATCCGCGGGCGCGGCATCGGGCCGGGCCAGGGGCCGGGCCAGGGGATGGGACCGGAAGAGGGGCGGGAGGCCGGCGGCGTGGTGATCCGCGACGCGGAGGTGGCGGTCGACCGCCCCGACGGCAGCCGGGTCTGGGCCCTGCAAACGCTCCAGCGCACCAGTTTCGAAGGCGAGCCGGCGGTGCTGGCCTGGAGCTACGACATCACCGCCCGCAAGCGGGCGGAGGAGGCGCTGCGCACCGCGAAGGAGCAGGCGGAGATCGCCGCCCGCTCCAAGGCGGAGTTCCTCGCCACCATGAGCCACGAGATCCGCACCCCGATGAATGGCGTGCTGGGCATGCTGGAACTGATGGCCCTGACCCCGCTGGACGAGGAACAGCGCACGCTGGTCGCCACCATGCGCGAGAGCGGGGCGGCGCTGCTGCGGATCATCGACGACATCCTGGACCTCTCGAAGATCGAGGCCGGCAAGCTGGAGCTGGAGGAGATCGACCTTCGCCCGGTCGAACTGGTGGAGGGCGTGGCCGACCTGCTGGCGCCCCAGGCCCACCAGAAGGATCTGGCCCTGATCTGCGACATAGACCCGTCGGTGCCGGCGCGGCTGCGCGGCGACTCGGGCCG from Azospirillum thiophilum includes:
- the coaBC gene encoding bifunctional phosphopantothenoylcysteine decarboxylase/phosphopantothenate--cysteine ligase CoaBC gives rise to the protein MADHAILAGKRVLLVIAGGIAAYKCLELIRRLRERGASVRAVMTAAAARFVTPLSVQALTEDTVYQDMWSLTDESEMGHIRLSREADLLVVAPATADLLARMAAGMADDLPATVLLATDKPVLVAPAMNVRMWQHAATQANLALLESRGVWRVGPNEGAMACNEYGPGRMAEPMEIVDAIARILAGDLRKPLAGRRAVVTSGPTHEPIDPVRYIANRSSGRQGHAIAAALAQLGAEVTLVSGPTRLPDPPGCTVRHIETAREMLAACEAALPADIAVCAAAVADWHVAGPSDRKLKKDGGGPPALELAENPDILATLSAPGGRRPALVIGFAAETGDVLAYATAKRARKGCDWIVANDVSPGTGTFGGSDNTVHLIRADAVESWPTMTKEAVAARLAEAAAAYFERI
- the dut gene encoding dUTP diphosphatase, which produces MPTTPTVAFLRLPGNDDLPLPSYATEGAAGFDLRAAVPPGGPAMLAPGGRMLVQTGFAVGLPAGWEMQIRPRSGLAVKHGVTVLNTPGTVDCDYRGPVGVCLVNLGDEPFAIARGDRIAQAVIAPAPRAALVEVDSLDDTARGAGGFGSTGIA
- a CDS encoding hybrid sensor histidine kinase/response regulator, producing MAFRILAGLTVIGGLAAATSVVAVSLFSRFHRSYEQIATAKVPGLVAAAQLVQQSGAVAAIAPALIAAQDQAAREAVMARMGDQIVLLEQLMARLIAHGGIRNVNGSTRGGGRTDSGGDLGELDRRKNELVGTLLTLNAQVQQQLSLIADTNARAQALAALAVRLGTEQGREEDGHEVDGQEVDPVRPAETGSGPPGEGSADRDRTMLTRWHNELTGTATTLLAALRADGDDQLDRLRADARASLNAAATALAALPPDHAARLEPLQRELEEAAFGRSPLFALREAELSLQRAIKRSAVRNQAVSDQLVAIVSDYFLAVEQDVARRSAEFERVIRDGERAVIAMALLSILGAAAIFAYIHRNVVARLRRLRSAMQAVETGGPAEIPELDPPAAGAAGSRDEIGEMARALAYFVTTIRARETALADGERRLRTILEQSPVGVSIGRADGTVAFANARAAELAGRSLDAFVGSSHALALPGATIRGRGIGPGQGPGQGMGPEEGREAGGVVIRDAEVAVDRPDGSRVWALQTLQRTSFEGEPAVLAWSYDITARKRAEEALRTAKEQAEIAARSKAEFLATMSHEIRTPMNGVLGMLELMALTPLDEEQRTLVATMRESGAALLRIIDDILDLSKIEAGKLELEEIDLRPVELVEGVADLLAPQAHQKDLALICDIDPSVPARLRGDSGRLRQILFNLTGNAIKFTDRGRVVLRVHAAGTARPGHVRLHVAVEDTGIGIGPEGQARLFQPFSQADSSTTRRFGGTGLGLAICTRLIERMDGRIGIESVPGIGSTFWFTVDLPRTDGSLPPDPAPLAGLSILLADEDEVQRAVLARYLEQGGATVTAAATVADAATRLGRGGLGLLVTTMALAPRLEPLADACSPGLPRLLLGDGRENGHPAASPHAFTNAAGPHPPAWLAQPVHRAALVRAAAILTGRAAQDAAPAPAPEKGHFPAPPVAALGPILVAEDHPTNQQVILRQLHRLGYAAELAVDGAQALAAWRSGRHRLVVTDCHMPVMDGYELARRIRAEEGTARERTPIVAMTANALSGEMERCLAAGMDDYLAKPVTLEQLARVLARRLDAAPPHPAAPPPPPEKALPVLDLDHVREIFGGMEDGGLDGATLDMMDFFIETTRPTLDRALEALAAGDMEEARAAAHSAAGAARTAGAQALAAACTGLERAIVDGCETELERHAGAMAAAFPEVEKAISTLRHTKETMHRPEETMA